A portion of the Candidatus Omnitrophota bacterium genome contains these proteins:
- a CDS encoding HAMP domain-containing sensor histidine kinase: MFFRSVRFKLILWYMVLLTVTLLAYSAVLYESFEKILIGHLDDLISARAEGLTNSISAYWQIVRNGNLEDGKSANQFRGSDKNSFLKFAEGWMEEKRKDPELMSVFVQIMSPSGKSLATSKAMPSIGPLDEEDMADVLNGEDDFYTASGQLADGKKVKFRIYFKPVLEDNKLVYIVRVAAPISLISLALKNLILALFILLPLTVILAGAPGVFLARLTLRPVDKMIGTLRQITAENLKLKIHMPDTRDEIKRLADTFNDMIERLDRSFSSQQRFIQDISQDLKVPMNMLKREVESVLARRCSDEEYRSFLTRATKEINGFRKTIDDLMVLSDPGNERTVLEIRKADLGRIVEKVLDDAKTAARQKGISVSFVRPEGLTLDCDEKQLKRLFANLLDNAVRYTYRGGRVDVSASKSDNFAVVAVTDTGIGIPEDEVDYIFDRFYQVSRIRASSSGFGLGLSESKEIAEAHKGKIAVESEQGKGSTFTVSLPLAYPG, encoded by the coding sequence ATGTTTTTCCGGTCCGTAAGATTTAAGCTCATCCTCTGGTACATGGTCCTGTTGACGGTGACGCTCCTGGCGTACAGCGCGGTCCTTTACGAAAGCTTTGAAAAGATCCTCATAGGCCATCTGGACGACCTGATCAGCGCGCGGGCGGAAGGCTTGACCAATTCCATCAGCGCTTACTGGCAGATCGTCAGGAACGGTAACCTTGAGGACGGAAAGTCTGCAAACCAGTTCCGGGGGAGCGATAAAAACTCTTTCCTGAAATTCGCCGAGGGTTGGATGGAAGAGAAGCGCAAGGACCCGGAATTGATGAGCGTTTTCGTCCAGATAATGAGCCCCTCCGGCAAGAGTCTCGCAACCTCAAAGGCTATGCCTAGCATAGGTCCTTTAGATGAAGAGGATATGGCGGATGTGCTGAATGGAGAAGACGATTTCTATACGGCATCAGGGCAGCTCGCGGACGGTAAAAAAGTAAAGTTCAGGATATATTTTAAACCGGTATTGGAAGACAATAAGCTTGTATATATAGTGCGGGTGGCGGCGCCGATAAGCCTGATATCGCTCGCGCTTAAAAACCTGATACTCGCGTTATTTATCCTTCTGCCGCTTACAGTCATTCTCGCCGGCGCTCCGGGGGTATTCCTCGCCCGCCTGACGCTCCGTCCGGTAGATAAAATGATAGGGACGCTCAGGCAGATAACGGCCGAGAACCTGAAATTGAAGATCCACATGCCAGATACCAGGGACGAGATAAAGAGGCTTGCCGATACGTTCAATGACATGATAGAGAGGCTCGACAGGTCTTTTTCGTCTCAGCAAAGATTCATACAGGATATCTCGCAGGACCTGAAGGTGCCTATGAACATGTTAAAGAGGGAGGTCGAATCTGTCCTTGCGAGGCGTTGTTCCGACGAAGAATACAGGTCTTTCCTGACAAGGGCGACGAAAGAGATAAACGGTTTCCGCAAGACAATCGACGACCTCATGGTGCTGAGCGATCCGGGTAACGAACGGACGGTCCTGGAGATAAGGAAGGCGGACCTCGGGCGCATCGTAGAGAAAGTCCTGGACGATGCGAAGACCGCGGCAAGACAGAAAGGGATATCGGTATCATTTGTCCGTCCCGAAGGATTGACCCTCGACTGCGATGAAAAACAACTCAAGAGGCTTTTCGCGAACCTGCTCGATAATGCCGTGAGATATACCTACCGCGGCGGCAGAGTAGACGTATCGGCTTCGAAGAGCGATAACTTTGCTGTTGTGGCTGTCACCGATACCGGTATAGGAATACCTGAAGATGAGGTAGACTATATCTTCGACAGGTTTTACCAGGTCTCGAGGATCCGCGCGTCCAGCAGCGGCTTTGGGCTGGGCTTGAGCGAATCGAAAGAGATCGCCGAAGCCCACAAGGGGAAGATCGCCGTTGAAAGCGAGCAGGGGAAGGGATCGACGTTCACGGTTTCCCTGCCGCTAGCTTATCCCGGATAG